From the Longimicrobium sp. genome, one window contains:
- a CDS encoding ABC transporter permease, with protein MEGMLQDIRFALRTFRRAPGFALVAVLTLALGIGINTAIFSVVNGVLLRPLPYRDPGALVRLYHVHAEKAPQGGPFSPQDFDDLKAGARGFRSLASYWFVPGESGLNLTGDGREPRRVQGAFVSPEFFPLLGVSAARGRTLRADENVPGADRVAVLSDAFWRSRFNADPSAVGRTVTLDGKPFTVVGVMPPRFAFPAREAEVWVPVSLIGDNEIPHERGLRWLDVVGRLGPGTAPEAALASASAVLGQLAGDHADSNEGWTRARMETLRDSLVGPVRPALLVLMATVVMVLLVACANLANLLLARASAREREIAIRTALGAGRHRLVRQMLTESLVLALLGGAAGVVLAAFGVRALLALSAGTLPRPGEVGLDAGVVLFALLLSVVTAVLFGLVPAVRTARGATAEVLRDGGRGGSERRGGRTRAALVLGETAAAMVLLVGAGLLINSFWRLVSVDPGFRPDHVLVASFDIPPGYDTPEKMNAYRAELLRRVGEIRGVTAVGAAKTQPLRGHGERMQFTLPGRTGGDAVLRPASGTYIVSAGYFAALGIPVQRGRVFEARDDAPDAPPVLVVNQSAARRYWPGADPVGQTVLLGDAPFTVVGVVGDVRNEGLASATGPAAYLPFSVAPRPATRLFVRASGDPAALAPAVRDAIHSADPLQPIADIRTLRGAMADTVAQPRFFTLLLGVFGGLAMFLAALGLYGVVAYSVTRRTVEIGIRMALGARARDVVLMVVRRAMGPALGGIVAGTAAAVLLARFLASMLFEVRPGDPATFVAAAALLAAIALLASWLPARRASRVDPMRALRAE; from the coding sequence ATGGAAGGCATGCTCCAGGACATCCGCTTCGCGCTGCGCACCTTTCGCCGCGCGCCGGGCTTCGCGCTGGTCGCGGTGCTCACCCTGGCGCTGGGGATCGGCATCAACACCGCCATCTTCAGCGTGGTCAACGGCGTGCTCCTGCGCCCGCTCCCGTACCGCGACCCCGGCGCCCTGGTGCGCCTGTACCACGTCCACGCCGAGAAGGCGCCGCAGGGCGGGCCCTTCTCGCCGCAGGACTTCGACGACCTGAAGGCCGGGGCGCGCGGCTTCCGGTCGCTGGCCTCCTACTGGTTCGTTCCCGGCGAGTCCGGGCTGAACCTCACCGGCGACGGCCGCGAGCCGCGCCGCGTGCAGGGCGCGTTCGTCTCCCCCGAGTTCTTCCCGCTCCTGGGCGTCTCGGCCGCGCGCGGCCGCACCCTGCGCGCCGACGAGAACGTCCCCGGGGCCGACCGGGTGGCCGTGCTCAGCGACGCCTTCTGGCGCAGCCGCTTCAACGCCGACCCGTCGGCCGTCGGCCGCACGGTCACCCTCGACGGCAAGCCCTTCACCGTGGTGGGGGTGATGCCGCCGCGCTTCGCCTTCCCCGCGCGCGAGGCCGAGGTGTGGGTCCCCGTCTCGCTCATCGGCGACAACGAGATCCCGCACGAGCGCGGCCTCCGCTGGCTCGACGTCGTCGGCCGCCTGGGCCCCGGCACCGCGCCCGAAGCGGCGCTCGCCTCCGCCAGCGCCGTGCTGGGCCAGCTGGCCGGCGACCACGCCGACAGCAACGAGGGATGGACCCGCGCGCGCATGGAAACGCTGCGCGACTCGCTCGTCGGCCCCGTGCGCCCCGCGCTGCTGGTGCTGATGGCCACCGTGGTGATGGTGCTCCTGGTCGCCTGCGCCAACCTGGCCAACCTCCTCCTGGCCCGCGCCTCGGCCCGCGAGCGCGAGATCGCCATCCGCACCGCCCTGGGCGCGGGGCGCCACCGCCTCGTCCGGCAGATGCTCACCGAAAGCCTGGTGCTGGCGCTGCTGGGCGGCGCGGCCGGCGTGGTGCTGGCCGCGTTCGGCGTGCGCGCGCTCCTGGCGCTCAGCGCCGGCACCCTCCCGCGCCCCGGCGAGGTGGGGCTCGACGCCGGCGTCGTCCTCTTCGCCCTCCTGCTGTCGGTGGTCACGGCGGTGCTCTTCGGGCTGGTCCCCGCCGTCCGCACCGCGCGCGGCGCCACCGCCGAGGTCCTGCGCGACGGCGGCCGCGGCGGCAGCGAGCGCCGCGGCGGCCGCACCCGCGCCGCGCTGGTGCTGGGCGAGACCGCCGCCGCCATGGTGCTGCTGGTGGGCGCCGGGCTCCTCATCAACTCGTTCTGGCGGCTGGTCAGCGTGGACCCCGGCTTCCGCCCCGACCACGTGCTGGTCGCGTCGTTCGACATCCCCCCCGGCTACGACACGCCGGAGAAGATGAACGCCTACCGCGCCGAGCTGCTCCGGCGCGTCGGCGAGATCCGCGGCGTCACGGCGGTGGGCGCGGCCAAGACCCAGCCCCTGCGCGGCCACGGCGAACGCATGCAGTTCACCCTCCCCGGCCGCACCGGCGGCGACGCGGTGCTGCGCCCCGCGTCGGGCACCTACATCGTCAGCGCCGGCTACTTCGCCGCGCTGGGGATCCCCGTGCAGCGCGGCCGCGTCTTCGAGGCTCGCGACGACGCCCCCGACGCGCCCCCGGTGCTGGTCGTGAACCAGTCGGCCGCGCGGCGCTACTGGCCCGGCGCCGACCCCGTGGGTCAGACGGTCCTGCTCGGCGACGCCCCCTTCACCGTGGTCGGCGTCGTGGGCGACGTGCGCAACGAGGGGCTGGCGTCGGCCACCGGGCCGGCCGCGTACCTTCCCTTCAGCGTGGCGCCGCGCCCGGCCACCCGCCTGTTCGTCCGCGCCTCGGGCGACCCCGCGGCGCTCGCCCCGGCGGTCCGCGACGCCATCCACTCCGCCGACCCGCTGCAGCCCATCGCCGACATCCGCACCCTCCGCGGCGCCATGGCCGACACGGTGGCGCAGCCGCGCTTCTTCACCCTGCTCCTGGGCGTCTTCGGCGGGCTGGCCATGTTCCTGGCCGCGCTCGGCCTCTACGGCGTGGTCGCCTACTCCGTCACCCGCCGCACGGTGGAGATCGGCATCCGCATGGCCTTGGGCGCCCGCGCCCGCGACGTGGTGCTGATGGTGGTGCGCCGCGCGATGGGACCGGCGCTGGGCGGCATCGTCGCCGGCACCGCGGCGGCCGTCCTGCTGGCGCGGTTCCTCGCCTCCATGCTCTTCGAGGTGCGCCCCGGCGACCCGGCCACCTTCGTGGCGGCGGCGGCCCTGCTCGCCGCGATCGCGCTCCTGGCCAGCTGGCTCCCCGCCCGCCGGGCCTCCCGCGTCGACCCCATGCGCGCTCTCCGCGCCGAGTAA
- a CDS encoding SDR family oxidoreductase — MRLDEARALVTGAASGLGYRFALELARAGAAVAAVDVNGEGLRALAAEAAGLPGRVETFVGDVADEPAVRAFVRDAAERLGGLNVLVNNAAVLLDGLLVTEEDGWVRRLPTAQWRKVLDVNLTGQFLVAREVAAEMLERREAEGVIVNLSSLARAGNVGQSGYGASKAALDSATRTWALELARYGIRVAAIAPGVIRTPILDHISPEAQQALLAAIPVGRFGDPNEVWLALRFILECGFFTGRLLEVDGGAQM, encoded by the coding sequence ATGCGACTGGACGAAGCCCGCGCGCTGGTCACCGGTGCCGCCAGCGGGCTGGGGTACCGCTTCGCGCTGGAGCTGGCGCGCGCCGGCGCCGCGGTGGCCGCGGTCGACGTGAACGGCGAAGGGCTGCGCGCCCTGGCCGCCGAGGCCGCGGGGCTCCCCGGCCGCGTGGAGACCTTCGTGGGCGACGTGGCCGACGAGCCCGCGGTCCGCGCCTTCGTGCGCGACGCGGCCGAGCGGCTGGGCGGCCTGAACGTGCTGGTGAACAACGCCGCCGTGCTTCTCGACGGGCTGCTGGTCACCGAGGAGGACGGGTGGGTCCGCCGCCTTCCCACCGCCCAGTGGCGCAAGGTGCTCGACGTGAACCTCACCGGGCAGTTCCTGGTGGCGCGCGAGGTGGCGGCCGAGATGCTGGAGCGCCGCGAGGCCGAGGGGGTGATCGTGAACCTGTCGTCGCTGGCCCGCGCCGGGAACGTGGGCCAGTCCGGCTACGGCGCCTCCAAGGCCGCGCTCGACTCGGCCACCCGCACCTGGGCGCTGGAGCTGGCGCGCTACGGCATCCGCGTGGCGGCCATCGCCCCCGGCGTCATCCGCACCCCCATCCTGGATCACATCTCCCCCGAGGCGCAGCAGGCGCTGCTGGCGGCGATCCCGGTGGGGCGCTTCGGCGACCCGAACGAGGTGTGGCTGGCGCTCCGCTTCATCCTCGAGTGCGGCTTCTTCACCGGCCGCCTCCTCGAGGTCGACGGCGGCGCGCAGATGTAG
- a CDS encoding ABC transporter ATP-binding protein — translation MREQWRALVFLVGTAWKTARWRSLGLLLEPVGALRFPLFAWFLRLMADGAVRHDGRLLLLAGAGIAATRVLWFAGLWYGSMLRIRLTEEVGLAIDREVTTLVSALPGLEHHERPDYQDRLELLRQNQGVLGRSLNTLIRAANFTVGGVATVVALALVSPWLLLLIPFALPALPVAAAQQRAFGQAEERFAGPARRARQLQALTADRNAGMEMRVFGLQRELLGRFRRAWEGSRAILLAVERRIALQDSAVDVLFVAGFAGAVALMLWRASRGLATVGEVVMAVYLCQQVRTGVLDPIRSVAGVGESLRAAGRVLWLRDYAQEQDRARPAARPAPARLREGIVFENVSFRYPGTDRWALRDVSLTIPAGAVIALVGENGAGKTTLVKLLAGMYEPTSGRILVDGADLAGIDPRRWRERLSAAFQDFVRFELPAQQAVGVGDLPRISDRAAVEAALESAGAAGVLPNLPDGLETQLGARWEGGVDLSTGQWQKLALGRALMRREPLVVFFDEPTASLDALAEHALFERYTREARSGSARGAVTVLVSHRFSTVRSADLILVIDGGRVTELGAHDELLLREGLYAELYLLQARSYA, via the coding sequence ATGCGTGAGCAATGGCGCGCCCTGGTCTTCCTGGTCGGCACCGCCTGGAAGACCGCCCGCTGGCGCTCGCTGGGGCTCCTGCTGGAGCCCGTGGGAGCCCTGCGCTTCCCCCTCTTCGCCTGGTTCCTCCGGCTCATGGCCGACGGCGCGGTGCGGCACGACGGCCGCCTGCTGCTGCTGGCCGGCGCCGGCATCGCCGCCACCCGCGTGCTCTGGTTCGCGGGGCTCTGGTACGGCAGCATGCTGCGCATCCGCCTGACCGAAGAGGTGGGGCTGGCCATCGACCGCGAGGTCACCACCCTGGTCTCCGCGCTCCCGGGGCTGGAGCACCACGAGCGGCCCGACTACCAGGACCGGCTGGAGCTGCTGCGGCAGAACCAGGGCGTCCTGGGGCGCTCGCTGAACACCCTCATCCGCGCCGCCAACTTCACCGTGGGCGGGGTGGCCACGGTGGTGGCGCTGGCGCTGGTCAGCCCCTGGCTCCTCCTCCTCATCCCCTTCGCCCTTCCCGCCCTTCCCGTGGCCGCCGCCCAGCAGCGCGCCTTCGGCCAGGCGGAAGAGCGCTTCGCCGGGCCCGCCCGCCGCGCCCGCCAGCTGCAGGCGCTCACCGCCGACCGCAACGCGGGGATGGAGATGCGCGTGTTCGGGCTGCAGCGCGAGCTCCTGGGGCGCTTCCGCCGGGCGTGGGAGGGCTCGCGCGCCATCCTCCTGGCCGTGGAGCGGCGGATCGCCCTGCAGGACAGCGCGGTCGACGTGCTGTTCGTGGCCGGCTTCGCGGGCGCCGTGGCCCTCATGCTGTGGCGCGCCAGCCGCGGCCTGGCCACGGTGGGCGAGGTGGTGATGGCCGTGTACCTCTGCCAGCAGGTGCGCACCGGCGTGCTGGACCCCATCCGCAGCGTGGCCGGCGTGGGCGAGTCGCTGCGCGCCGCCGGGCGCGTGCTCTGGCTGCGCGACTACGCCCAGGAGCAGGACCGGGCGCGCCCCGCCGCGCGCCCCGCCCCGGCGCGGCTGCGCGAGGGGATCGTCTTCGAGAACGTTTCCTTCCGCTACCCCGGCACCGACCGCTGGGCGCTGCGCGACGTGTCGCTCACCATCCCCGCCGGCGCCGTCATCGCCCTCGTCGGCGAGAACGGGGCGGGAAAGACCACGCTGGTGAAGCTGCTGGCGGGGATGTACGAGCCCACCTCGGGGCGGATCCTGGTCGACGGCGCCGACCTGGCCGGGATCGACCCCCGGCGGTGGCGCGAGCGGCTTTCCGCCGCCTTCCAGGACTTCGTGCGCTTCGAGCTTCCCGCGCAGCAGGCCGTGGGCGTGGGCGACCTCCCCCGCATTTCCGACCGCGCCGCGGTGGAGGCGGCGCTGGAGAGCGCCGGGGCGGCCGGCGTGCTGCCGAACCTCCCGGACGGGCTGGAGACGCAGCTGGGGGCCAGGTGGGAGGGCGGCGTGGACCTTTCCACCGGGCAGTGGCAGAAGCTGGCGCTGGGGCGCGCGCTGATGCGCCGCGAGCCGCTGGTGGTGTTCTTCGACGAGCCCACCGCCAGTCTCGACGCGCTGGCCGAGCACGCCCTGTTCGAGCGCTACACCCGCGAGGCGCGCTCCGGCTCCGCGCGCGGCGCGGTCACCGTGCTGGTCTCGCACCGCTTCTCCACCGTGCGCTCCGCCGACCTGATCCTGGTGATCGACGGCGGGCGCGTAACCGAGCTGGGCGCGCACGACGAGCTCCTCTTGCGCGAGGGGCTGTACGCCGAGCTGTACCTTCTCCAGGCGCGCTCGTATGCCTGA
- a CDS encoding RiPP maturation radical SAM C-methyltransferase, which produces MYRIALVNMPLANLAMPSLALTQLQAVVGKAFGERVSAELHYLNQDFALHVGLPFHDELMSFAHHPAGLGDWFFRAAAFPGEPDNADEYFQRYYPPHAPQNRALRELVMEKRAGVVAHFHDMIDRYALDTADVVGFTSMFSQNVACLAMARLLKERNPGAVILVGGANCESVMGRELIDRAPMVDFVFSGPSLRSFPELVRCLMEGDHEGCHRIDGVFSRRNRVQAAGCGSVAAGDQGDVPTVRAFGEENDVNELLGFAYEPFLDRYEANFPDRVRPVLLFETSRGCWWGERAHCTFCGLNGSTINYRSMRTENAFTLLNGLFQHADRVSELQSVDNILPKSYLTDVLPYLDTPEGMAMFYEVKADLGEDDFRVLAKARVLRIQPGIEALNTSTLKLMRKGTSVFQNLSFLINAVRYGIEPAWNMLIGFPGEEIDVYEKYLRELPLLTHFFPPSGVFPIRFDRFSPYYEEADAYGLDLQPLDWYALTYPWPAEALANLAYYFADQNYLAPYAMNAARMVSKLREKVERWKELWKHAQKPELRVDERGGQSYVFDSRSGAPVEYAIPASTRRVLDAFATAKKPVNVARELPGVNVDAEIATLVERGLLFHENERYISLVVAPVQPVSIPLVRTDFALAAA; this is translated from the coding sequence ATGTACCGCATTGCACTGGTGAACATGCCGCTGGCCAACCTGGCCATGCCCTCGCTGGCCCTCACCCAGCTCCAGGCCGTGGTCGGCAAGGCGTTCGGCGAGCGCGTCTCGGCCGAGCTCCACTACCTGAACCAGGACTTCGCCCTGCACGTGGGGCTCCCGTTCCACGACGAGCTGATGTCGTTCGCCCACCACCCCGCGGGGCTGGGCGACTGGTTCTTCCGCGCCGCCGCCTTCCCGGGCGAGCCCGACAATGCCGACGAGTACTTCCAGCGCTACTATCCCCCGCACGCGCCGCAGAACCGCGCGCTGCGCGAGCTGGTGATGGAGAAGCGCGCCGGCGTGGTGGCGCACTTCCACGACATGATCGACCGCTACGCGCTGGACACGGCCGACGTGGTGGGCTTCACCTCCATGTTCTCGCAGAACGTGGCCTGCCTGGCCATGGCGCGCCTGCTGAAGGAGCGCAACCCCGGCGCCGTCATCCTGGTCGGCGGCGCCAACTGCGAGTCGGTCATGGGCCGCGAGCTCATCGACCGCGCGCCCATGGTCGACTTCGTCTTCTCCGGCCCCTCGCTGCGCAGCTTCCCCGAGCTGGTGCGCTGCCTGATGGAGGGCGACCACGAAGGGTGCCACCGCATCGACGGCGTCTTCTCGCGGCGCAACCGCGTGCAGGCCGCCGGGTGCGGCTCCGTGGCCGCCGGGGACCAGGGCGACGTGCCCACGGTGCGCGCCTTCGGCGAGGAGAACGACGTCAACGAGCTGCTCGGCTTCGCCTACGAGCCCTTCCTGGACCGCTACGAGGCCAACTTCCCCGACCGCGTGCGTCCCGTCCTCCTCTTCGAGACCTCGCGCGGCTGCTGGTGGGGCGAGCGGGCGCACTGCACCTTCTGCGGGCTGAACGGCTCCACCATCAACTACCGCTCCATGCGGACCGAGAACGCCTTCACCCTGCTGAACGGCCTGTTCCAGCACGCCGACCGCGTCAGCGAGCTGCAGAGCGTCGACAACATCCTCCCCAAGAGCTACCTCACCGACGTCCTCCCCTACCTCGACACCCCCGAGGGGATGGCCATGTTCTACGAGGTGAAGGCCGACCTGGGCGAGGACGACTTCCGCGTGCTGGCCAAGGCGCGGGTGCTGCGCATCCAGCCGGGGATCGAGGCGCTGAACACCTCCACGCTGAAGCTGATGCGGAAGGGGACCTCGGTCTTCCAGAACCTGAGCTTCCTGATCAACGCCGTGCGCTACGGTATCGAGCCCGCCTGGAACATGCTCATCGGCTTCCCCGGCGAGGAGATCGACGTGTACGAGAAGTACCTGCGCGAGCTGCCGCTGCTCACGCACTTCTTCCCCCCGTCGGGCGTCTTCCCCATCCGCTTCGACCGCTTCAGCCCGTACTACGAAGAGGCCGACGCCTACGGGCTGGACCTGCAGCCGCTGGACTGGTACGCGCTGACCTATCCCTGGCCGGCCGAGGCGCTGGCCAACCTGGCCTACTACTTCGCCGACCAGAACTACCTGGCCCCGTACGCCATGAACGCGGCGCGCATGGTCAGCAAGCTCCGCGAAAAGGTGGAGCGCTGGAAGGAGCTGTGGAAGCACGCGCAGAAGCCCGAGCTGCGCGTGGACGAGCGCGGCGGCCAGTCGTACGTCTTCGACTCGCGCTCCGGCGCCCCGGTCGAGTACGCCATCCCCGCCTCCACCCGGCGCGTGCTCGACGCGTTCGCCACGGCCAAGAAGCCGGTGAACGTCGCCCGCGAGCTGCCGGGGGTGAACGTCGACGCCGAGATCGCCACGCTGGTCGAGCGCGGGCTCCTCTTCCACGAGAACGAGCGCTACATCAGCCTGGTCGTCGCCCCCGTGCAGCCCGTGTCCATCCCGCTGGTGCGGACGGACTTCGCGCTGGCCGCCGCGTAG
- a CDS encoding ABC transporter ATP-binding protein, whose protein sequence is MSRTSMQLARWRALLGLLWSAGRWRAVRFGVGTLLVGALPTAVIVLTGALVDAIPGAVRHGLGAPGGHPALLALAGLALALALASAGGNWLHQQGLVLNAAYALEVHSTVARVNLGTPGVAPLEDPALRDELEAVHEAERRGVLRMTASELSYVALQRIRGFGAFAVLLGFRWWAPLLLAAAWYLTNRAYMKKTEKGMTVQDGAPGVRRAGYLRSLALDPSAAKEIRVFGLGAWAVGRYGDAMLEALGELWASRGAARGWSAAATVMLVVSHAAVLGALGASAAAGTLGVAGLLVFVQAVIATSDLGLVGDSQWWLAESLVVAGKVSALRRRAAAWLLDGGPEPPRAAGRGKVAVRLDGVRFTYRGRPAPVLDGLTLDIPAGQSLAVVGENGAGKSTLIKLLCGLYEPDAGRITLDGGATPLEARGRVGVIFQDFVRYPLALRENVGFGHLPLLHDDAALTGALHDAGGAGLLGDLPAGLDTVLTREGEGGADLSGGQWQRVALARALTAIRGGAGLLILDEPTAALDVRAETELFERFLELTRGVTTILVSHRLSSVRHADRIVVVDGGRVVEDGTHDQLMRSGGRYAEMFSLQANRFSPKLEVADA, encoded by the coding sequence GTGAGTAGAACGAGCATGCAGCTGGCCCGCTGGCGCGCCCTCCTGGGGCTGCTCTGGAGCGCCGGGCGATGGCGGGCGGTGCGCTTCGGGGTGGGAACGCTGCTGGTCGGCGCCCTCCCCACGGCGGTCATCGTGCTGACCGGCGCGCTGGTGGACGCCATCCCCGGCGCGGTGCGCCACGGGCTGGGCGCGCCGGGCGGGCACCCCGCCCTCCTGGCGCTGGCCGGGCTGGCCCTGGCGCTGGCGCTGGCCTCGGCGGGCGGCAACTGGCTGCACCAGCAGGGGCTGGTGCTGAACGCCGCGTACGCGCTGGAGGTGCACTCCACCGTCGCCCGCGTGAACCTGGGCACTCCCGGGGTGGCCCCGCTCGAGGACCCCGCGCTCCGCGACGAGCTGGAGGCGGTGCACGAGGCCGAGCGGCGCGGCGTGCTGCGGATGACGGCCTCGGAGCTGTCGTACGTGGCGCTCCAGCGCATCCGCGGCTTCGGCGCCTTCGCGGTGCTGCTGGGCTTCCGCTGGTGGGCGCCCCTTCTCCTGGCCGCCGCCTGGTACCTGACCAACCGGGCGTACATGAAGAAGACCGAGAAGGGGATGACCGTGCAGGACGGCGCCCCCGGAGTGCGCCGCGCCGGCTACCTGCGCTCGCTGGCCCTGGACCCCTCGGCCGCCAAGGAGATCCGCGTCTTCGGGCTGGGCGCGTGGGCGGTGGGGCGGTATGGCGACGCGATGCTGGAGGCGCTCGGCGAGCTCTGGGCCAGCCGCGGCGCGGCGCGCGGATGGAGCGCCGCCGCGACCGTCATGCTGGTCGTCTCCCACGCCGCCGTCCTGGGCGCGCTCGGCGCTTCCGCGGCCGCCGGCACCCTGGGCGTGGCCGGGCTGCTGGTGTTCGTGCAGGCGGTGATCGCCACCAGCGACCTGGGGCTGGTGGGCGACTCGCAGTGGTGGCTGGCCGAGTCGCTGGTCGTCGCCGGAAAGGTCTCGGCGCTGCGCCGCCGCGCCGCCGCCTGGCTGCTGGATGGTGGGCCCGAGCCGCCGCGCGCGGCCGGGCGCGGCAAGGTGGCCGTGCGGCTCGACGGCGTGCGCTTCACCTACCGCGGCCGCCCGGCGCCCGTGCTCGACGGCCTCACCCTCGACATCCCCGCCGGCCAGTCGCTGGCCGTGGTGGGCGAGAACGGGGCGGGGAAGAGCACCCTCATCAAGCTCCTCTGCGGGCTGTACGAGCCCGACGCGGGGCGCATCACGCTGGACGGCGGGGCCACCCCGCTCGAGGCCCGCGGCCGCGTCGGCGTCATCTTCCAGGACTTCGTCCGCTACCCGCTGGCGCTGCGCGAGAACGTGGGCTTCGGCCATCTCCCCCTGCTGCACGACGACGCCGCGCTCACCGGCGCGCTGCACGACGCGGGCGGCGCCGGGCTGCTGGGCGACCTTCCCGCCGGGCTCGACACCGTGCTCACCCGCGAGGGCGAGGGCGGGGCCGACCTGTCCGGCGGGCAGTGGCAGCGCGTGGCACTGGCCCGCGCGCTCACCGCCATCCGCGGCGGCGCGGGGCTGCTGATCCTGGATGAGCCCACCGCCGCCCTCGACGTCCGCGCCGAGACCGAGCTGTTCGAGCGCTTCCTGGAGCTCACCCGCGGCGTCACCACCATCCTGGTCTCGCACCGCCTTTCCAGCGTCCGCCACGCCGACCGCATCGTGGTGGTCGACGGCGGGCGGGTGGTGGAGGACGGCACCCACGACCAGCTGATGCGCTCCGGCGGCCGCTACGCCGAGATGTTCTCGCTGCAGGCCAACCGCTTCTCCCCCAAGCTGGAGGTGGCCGATGCGTGA
- a CDS encoding M20/M25/M40 family metallo-hydrolase codes for MARDLSFRRAMEFAADLIRIPSLSGGEEAVALRILDELHAVGFDEAAIDRAGNVVGRIAGTGHAPAVALSSHMDVVDVGDPGAWEHDPYAGVLAGGFLHGRGAMDVKGPLAIQVYAAARFVAERPAGDLVTLFSVYEEKGGWGMMHMMDTLGVRPGAVILSEATGGDLCTGHRGHAELAVEIHGVAAHASAPERGRNPNDLLPHVLLALGELSAAQPRHPVLGAATLTPTVVECWPKSGNVIPDRVRVTLDMRVLPGWSECAAVAELRALLAARVPAGEGVRVEVLPGRATHRAWTGWEDEHSNFTPGFLVPDEHPVVQAAAGAVLAATGRAPRIRQWKFGTDGGHSCGTHGVPTLGYAPGDEALAHTNRERLELAQARTVFGAYPALIRAVQSTLAAARGIPVQGLAVARGSPLSAAAGG; via the coding sequence ATGGCACGTGACCTTTCCTTCCGGCGCGCGATGGAGTTCGCCGCCGACCTCATCCGCATCCCCTCGCTCTCGGGCGGCGAGGAGGCGGTGGCGCTGCGCATCCTCGATGAGCTGCACGCGGTGGGCTTCGACGAGGCCGCCATCGACCGCGCGGGCAACGTCGTGGGCCGCATCGCCGGCACCGGGCACGCACCCGCGGTCGCCCTGTCCTCGCACATGGACGTGGTCGACGTGGGCGACCCCGGCGCGTGGGAGCACGACCCGTACGCCGGTGTCCTGGCCGGCGGCTTCCTGCACGGCCGCGGGGCCATGGACGTGAAGGGCCCGCTGGCCATCCAGGTGTACGCCGCCGCCCGCTTCGTGGCCGAGCGCCCCGCCGGCGACCTGGTCACCCTCTTCTCCGTGTACGAGGAGAAGGGGGGATGGGGGATGATGCACATGATGGACACCCTGGGCGTGCGCCCGGGCGCCGTCATCCTCAGCGAGGCCACGGGGGGCGACCTGTGCACCGGCCACCGCGGCCACGCCGAGCTGGCGGTGGAGATCCACGGGGTGGCCGCGCACGCCAGCGCGCCGGAGCGGGGCCGCAACCCCAACGATCTCCTCCCCCACGTGCTGCTGGCGCTCGGCGAGCTGTCCGCGGCGCAGCCGCGCCACCCGGTGCTGGGGGCGGCCACGCTCACGCCCACGGTGGTGGAGTGCTGGCCCAAGAGCGGGAACGTGATCCCCGACCGCGTCCGCGTGACGCTGGACATGCGCGTGCTTCCGGGGTGGAGCGAGTGCGCCGCCGTCGCCGAGCTGCGCGCGCTCCTGGCGGCCCGCGTGCCGGCCGGCGAGGGCGTGCGCGTGGAGGTGCTCCCCGGCCGCGCCACCCACCGCGCCTGGACCGGGTGGGAGGACGAGCACAGCAACTTCACCCCCGGCTTCCTGGTGCCCGACGAGCACCCCGTGGTCCAGGCCGCGGCGGGCGCCGTGCTGGCCGCCACCGGCCGCGCGCCCCGCATCCGCCAGTGGAAGTTCGGCACCGACGGCGGGCACTCGTGCGGCACCCACGGCGTTCCCACGCTGGGCTACGCGCCCGGCGACGAGGCGCTGGCGCACACCAACCGCGAGCGGCTGGAGTTGGCCCAGGCGCGCACCGTGTTCGGCGCCTATCCCGCGCTGATCCGCGCGGTGCAGTCCACGCTCGCCGCCGCCCGGGGCATTCCCGTGCAGGGGCTGGCCGTGGCGCGCGGCTCCCCCCTGTCCGCCGCCGCGGGGGGCTGA